A window from Pseudonocardia cypriaca encodes these proteins:
- a CDS encoding acetate--CoA ligase family protein produces the protein MGAGYDKDAVRDVLDKALAEGRDSLTAPEGRRVCEAYGIPTPGEGLASTADDAVRLAAELGGKVVLKIVSPDILHKTEAGGVKVGVSGDGDVRAAFDEIVANAKAYNADAAIDGVQVQQMLSGGQEVIIGATTDPTFGKVVIFGLGGVLVEVLKDVTFRLAPVDSPTAHSMLDGIQAAEVLKGARGAEPADADALAEIITRLSDLVTDFPRIREFDLNPVFARPDGASAADVRILLDAEEPAEPVRYSQEEILATMNRMMRPNAVAVIGASAENGKIGNSVMKNLINGGYAGEIYPINPKADEILGKKAYKSIGDVPGEVDVAVFAVPAKFVPQALREVGEKNVPAAVLIPSGFGETGNHELQDEIVKIGREHGVRLLGPNIYGYYYTPQNLCATFCTPYDVKGGVALTSQSGGIGMAILGFSRTTKTGVSAIVGLGNKADLDEDDLLTYFEQDDDTKVVAMHLEDLKDGRAFVEAAQRITKKKPVIVLKAGRTAMGARAAGSHTGALAGDDQVYDDILRQSGVVRAYSLNDMLEFARGVPVLPTPKGDNVVIITGAGGSGVLLSDAVVDNGMALMEIPPDLDEAFRKFIPPFGAAGNPIDITGGEPPSTYEATIRLGLEDDRIHALILGYWHTIVTPPMVFAELTARVVAEAREKGIEKPVVASLAGDVEVEEASTYLYDHGIVAYPYTTEKPVAVLGAKYRWARSAGLI, from the coding sequence ATGGGAGCCGGGTACGACAAGGACGCCGTACGCGACGTCCTGGACAAGGCGCTCGCCGAGGGCCGGGACTCGCTGACCGCTCCGGAGGGCCGCCGCGTATGCGAGGCGTACGGCATCCCGACCCCGGGTGAGGGCCTGGCGAGCACGGCCGACGACGCCGTCCGCCTCGCCGCCGAGCTGGGCGGCAAGGTCGTCCTGAAGATCGTCTCGCCGGACATCCTGCACAAGACCGAGGCGGGCGGGGTCAAGGTCGGCGTCTCCGGCGACGGGGACGTCCGCGCCGCGTTCGACGAGATCGTCGCCAACGCCAAGGCCTACAACGCCGACGCCGCCATCGACGGCGTGCAGGTGCAGCAGATGCTCTCCGGTGGCCAGGAAGTGATCATCGGGGCCACCACGGACCCGACGTTCGGCAAGGTCGTGATCTTCGGTCTCGGCGGGGTCCTGGTCGAGGTCCTCAAGGACGTCACCTTCCGACTCGCCCCGGTCGACTCGCCGACCGCCCACTCGATGCTGGACGGCATCCAGGCCGCCGAGGTCCTCAAGGGCGCTCGCGGGGCGGAGCCGGCCGACGCCGACGCGCTCGCCGAGATCATCACGCGGCTGTCCGACCTGGTCACCGACTTCCCGCGGATCCGCGAGTTCGACCTCAACCCGGTGTTCGCCCGTCCCGACGGCGCGTCCGCCGCCGACGTCCGCATCCTGCTGGACGCCGAGGAGCCCGCCGAGCCGGTGCGCTACAGCCAGGAGGAGATCCTGGCGACGATGAACCGCATGATGCGGCCGAACGCGGTCGCCGTCATCGGGGCGTCCGCGGAGAACGGCAAGATCGGCAACTCGGTGATGAAGAACCTCATCAACGGGGGCTACGCGGGCGAGATCTACCCGATCAACCCGAAGGCCGACGAGATCCTCGGGAAGAAGGCCTACAAGAGCATCGGCGACGTGCCCGGCGAGGTCGACGTGGCCGTGTTCGCCGTGCCGGCGAAGTTCGTCCCGCAGGCGCTGCGCGAGGTCGGCGAGAAGAACGTGCCGGCCGCGGTGCTCATCCCCTCCGGGTTCGGCGAGACCGGCAACCACGAGCTGCAGGACGAGATCGTGAAGATCGGCCGCGAGCACGGGGTGCGCCTGCTCGGGCCGAACATCTACGGCTACTACTACACGCCGCAGAACCTGTGCGCGACGTTCTGCACGCCGTACGACGTCAAGGGTGGCGTCGCGCTGACGTCGCAGTCCGGTGGCATCGGGATGGCGATCCTCGGGTTCAGCCGAACCACGAAGACGGGCGTCTCGGCCATCGTCGGCCTTGGCAACAAGGCCGACCTCGACGAGGACGACCTGCTCACCTACTTCGAGCAGGACGACGACACCAAGGTCGTCGCGATGCACCTCGAGGACCTCAAGGACGGCCGGGCGTTCGTCGAGGCCGCGCAGCGCATCACGAAGAAGAAGCCGGTGATCGTGCTCAAGGCGGGCCGCACGGCGATGGGGGCGCGCGCCGCGGGCTCGCACACCGGTGCGCTCGCAGGCGACGACCAGGTCTACGACGACATCCTGCGCCAGTCCGGCGTGGTGCGGGCCTACTCGCTGAACGACATGCTCGAGTTCGCCCGGGGCGTTCCGGTGCTGCCCACGCCGAAGGGCGACAACGTCGTCATCATCACCGGCGCCGGCGGGTCCGGGGTGCTGCTGTCCGACGCGGTCGTCGACAACGGCATGGCGCTGATGGAGATCCCGCCGGACCTCGACGAGGCGTTCCGGAAGTTCATCCCGCCGTTCGGTGCCGCGGGCAACCCGATCGACATCACCGGTGGCGAGCCGCCGTCGACCTACGAGGCGACGATCCGGCTCGGTCTCGAGGACGACCGGATCCACGCCTTGATCCTCGGCTACTGGCACACGATCGTGACCCCACCGATGGTCTTCGCCGAGCTGACCGCTCGCGTGGTGGCCGAGGCGCGCGAGAAGGGGATCGAGAAGCCGGTGGTCGCGTCCCTCGCCGGTGACGTCGAGGTGGAGGAGGCGAGCACGTACCTCTACGACCACGGCATCGTCGCCTACCCGTACACCACCGAGAAGCCGGTGGCCGTGCTGGGAGCGAAGTACCGGTGGGCCCGCAGCGCGGGACTCATCTGA
- the frc gene encoding formyl-CoA transferase, whose translation MSALEGVRVLDMTHVQSGPSATQILAWLGADVVKLEAPTGDITRQQLRDVPGVDSLYFTMLNCNKRSITLNLKSEEGKQLFIEMVQQADVLVENFGPGAVDRMGFTWDRLQELNPRLVYASIKGFGEGPYTHYKAYEVVAQAMGGSMSTTGFEDGPPLATGSQIGDSGTGMHAVAGILAALVQRGRTGRGQRVTVAMQHAVLNLCRVKLRDQQRLAHGPLAEYPNEEFGDEVPRSGNASGGGQPGWAVRCAPGGPNDYIYVIVQPPGWAPIAKLIGRPELADDPEWATPQARLPKLDKMFQLIEEWSSGLSKWDALAELNSHNIPCGPILSTKELIEDASLADNNMIVTVDHPERGAFKTVGCPIKLSDSPVKIETSPLLGQHNEDVYVRELGLDPERFAELKTNGVI comes from the coding sequence ATGAGCGCGCTCGAAGGTGTTCGCGTACTGGACATGACCCACGTCCAGTCGGGCCCGTCGGCCACGCAGATCCTGGCCTGGCTGGGCGCTGACGTGGTGAAACTCGAGGCTCCGACCGGTGACATCACCCGCCAGCAGCTGCGCGACGTGCCCGGCGTCGACAGCCTCTACTTCACGATGCTGAACTGCAACAAGCGCAGCATCACGCTGAACCTGAAGAGCGAGGAAGGAAAGCAGCTCTTCATCGAGATGGTGCAGCAGGCCGACGTCCTCGTGGAGAACTTCGGTCCGGGCGCGGTCGATCGGATGGGATTCACCTGGGACCGGCTGCAGGAGCTGAACCCGCGCCTGGTCTACGCCTCCATCAAGGGATTCGGCGAAGGCCCGTACACGCACTACAAGGCGTACGAAGTCGTCGCACAGGCGATGGGCGGCTCGATGAGCACCACCGGTTTCGAGGACGGTCCGCCGCTCGCCACCGGTTCGCAGATCGGCGACTCCGGCACCGGCATGCACGCCGTCGCCGGCATCCTCGCCGCGCTCGTGCAGCGGGGGCGCACCGGTCGCGGCCAGCGCGTCACGGTGGCGATGCAGCACGCGGTGCTCAACCTGTGCCGGGTGAAGCTGCGCGACCAGCAGCGGCTCGCCCACGGCCCGCTCGCCGAGTACCCGAACGAGGAGTTCGGCGACGAGGTCCCGCGCTCGGGCAACGCGTCCGGCGGCGGGCAGCCCGGCTGGGCGGTGAGGTGCGCGCCCGGTGGACCCAACGACTACATCTACGTCATCGTGCAGCCGCCCGGCTGGGCGCCGATCGCGAAGCTGATCGGCAGGCCCGAGCTGGCCGACGACCCCGAGTGGGCCACGCCGCAGGCCCGGCTGCCGAAGCTCGACAAGATGTTCCAGCTGATCGAGGAGTGGTCCTCGGGGCTCAGCAAGTGGGATGCGCTCGCCGAGCTGAACTCCCACAACATCCCCTGCGGCCCGATCCTCTCCACCAAGGAGCTGATCGAGGACGCGTCGCTCGCCGACAACAACATGATCGTCACCGTCGACCACCCCGAGCGCGGTGCGTTCAAGACCGTCGGTTGCCCGATCAAGCTGTCCGACTCGCCGGTGAAGATCGAGACCTCACCGCTGCTGGGCCAGCACAACGAGGACGTGTACGTGCGCGAGCTGGGCCTCGACCCGGAGCGCTTCGCCGAGCTCAAGACGAACGGAGTGATCTGA